In Piliocolobus tephrosceles isolate RC106 chromosome 10, ASM277652v3, whole genome shotgun sequence, a single window of DNA contains:
- the DDX11 gene encoding ATP-dependent DNA helicase DDX11 isoform X2, giving the protein MANETQKVGTIHFPFPFTPYSIQEDFMAELYRVLEAGKIGIFESPTGTGKSLSLICGALSWLRDFEQKKREEEARLLETGTGPLHDEKDESLCLSSSCEGAAATPRPAGEPAWVTQFVQKKEERDLVDRLKAEQARRKQREERLQQLQHRARFKYAAKRLRQEEEETEHLLRLSREMLETGPGAERPEQLESGEEELVLAEYESDEEKKAASGVDEDEDDLEEEHVTKIYYCSRTHSQLAQFVHEVKKSPFGKDVRLVSLGSRQNLCVNEDVKSLGSVQLINDRCVDMQRSRPEEKKGAEEEKPKRRRQEKQAACPFYNHEQMGLLRDEALAEVKDIEQLLALGKEARACPYYGSRLAIPAAQLVVLPYQMLLHAATRQAAGIRLQEQVVIIDEAHNLIDTITGMHSVEVSGSQLCQAHSQLLQYMERYGKRLKAKNLMYLKQILYLLEKFVAVLGGNIKQNPNTQSLSQTGTELKTINDFLFQSQIDNINLFKVQRYCEKSMISRKLFGFTERYGAVLSSREQPKLAGFQQFLQSLQPRTTEAPAAPADESQASAPRPASPLMHIEGFLAALTTANQDGRVILSRQGSLSQSTLKFLLLNPAVHFAQVVKECRAVVIAGGTMQPVSDFRQQLLACAGVEAERVVEFSCGHVIPPGNILPLVICSGISNQPLEFTFQKRELPQMMDEAGRILCNLCSVVPGGVVCFFASYEYLRQVHAHWEKGGLLGRLAARKKIFQEPKSAHQVEQVLLAYSRCIQACGQERGGVTGALLLSVVGGKMSEGINFSDNLGRCVVMVGMPFPNIRSPELQEKMAYLDQTLPRAPGQAPPGKNLVENLCMKAVNQSIGRAIRHQKDFASIVLLDQRYARPPVLAKLPAWIRARVEVKATFGPAIAAVQKFHREKSASS; this is encoded by the exons gGAAAGTCCTTAAGTCTCATTTGTGGAGCCCTCTCCTGGCTCCGTGACTTTGAACAGAAGAAGCGTGAAGAAGAGGCACGACTCCTTGAAACTGGAACTGGCCCCTTACATGATGAGAAAGACGAATCCCTGTGTCTGTCGTCTTCCTGCGAAGGGGCTGCAGCCACCCCGAGGCCTGCTGGAGAGCCAGCCTGGGTTACTCAGTTTgtgcagaagaaagaagagagggacctggtggatcGACTAAAG GCGGAGCAGGCCAGGAGGAAGCAGCGAGAAGAACgcctgcagcagctgcagcaCAGGGCGCGGTTCAAATATGCAGCCAAGCGCCTG aggcaggaagaagaagaaacgGAGCATCTCCTCCGCCTCAGCAGAGAGATGCTAGAGACAGGCCCGGGGGCTGAGCGGCCGGAGCAGCTGGAGTCTGGGGAGGAGGAGCTGGTCCTTGCCGAATACGAGAGCGATGAGGAGAAAAAGGCGGCGAGCGG AgtggatgaggatgaggatgaccTGGAGGAAGAACATGTAACTAAG ATTTATTACTGTAGTCGGACACACTCCCAGCTGGCCCAGTTTGTGCATGAGGTGAAGAAGAGCCCCTTTGGCAAGGATGTTCGGCTGGTCTCCCTTGGCTCCCGGCAG AACCTTTGTGTGAATGAAGACGTGAAAAGCCTAGGTTCTGTGCAGCTTATCAACGATCGCTGTGTGGACATGCAGAGAAGCAGGCCCG aggagaagaaaggagctGAGGAGGAGAAGCCaaagagaaggaggcaggagaagcaggcGGCCTGCCCCTTCTACAACCACGAGCAGATGGGCCTCCTCCGGGATGAGGCCCTGGCAGAGGTGAAGGACATTGAGCAGCTGCTGGCCCTTGGGAAGGAGGCCCGGGCCTGTCCCTATTACGGGAGCCGCCTTGCCATCCCTGCAGCCCAG CTGGTGGTGCTGCCCTATCAGATGCTGCTGCATGCCGCCACTCGGCAGGCTGCGGGCATCCGGCTGCAGGAACAGGTGGTGATCATCGACGAAGCGCACAACCTGATAGACACCATCACGGGCATGCACAGCGTGGAGGTCAGCGGCTCCCAG CTCTGCCAGGCCCATTCCCAGCTGCTGCAGTACATGGAGCGATACGG GAAGCGTTTGAAGGCCAAGAACCTGATGTACCTGAAGCAGATCCTGTATTTGCTGGAGAAATTCGTGGCCGTGCTGGGGG GGAACATTAAGCAAAATCCCAATACACAGAGCCTCTCACAGACAG GGACAGAGCTGAAGACCATCAACGATTTTCTCTTCCAGAGCCAGATTGACAACATCAACCTGTTCAAG GTGCAGCGATACTGTGAGAAGAGCATGATCAGCAGAAAG CTCTTTGGATTCACAGAACGGTATGGAGCAGTGCTCTCATCCCGGGAGCAGCCCAAACTGGCTGGGTTTCAGCAATTCCTGCAGAGCCTGCAGCCCAGGACGACTGAAG CTCCTGCAGCCCCCGCAGATGAGAGTCAGGCTAGCGCCCCACGACCAGCTTCCCCACTGATGCACATCGAAGGCTTCCTGGCAGCTCTCACTACAGCCAACCAGGACGGCAGGGTCATCCTTAGCCGCCAAG GCAGCCTCAGTCAGAGCACCCTTAAGTTTTTGCTCCTGAATCCAGCTGTGCACTTTGCCCAAGTGGTGAAGGAGTGCCGGGCAGTGGTCATTGCAGGGGGGACCATGCAGCCG GTGTCTGACTTCCGGCAGCAGCTGCTGGCCTGTGCCGGGGTGGAAGCTGAACGCGTGGTGGAGTTTTCCTGTG GTCACGTGATCCCTCCAGGCAATATCCTGCCCCTTGTCATCTGCAGCGGGATCTCCAACCAGCCGCTGGAATTCACGTTCCAGAAAAGAGAGCTGCCTCAGATG ATGGACGAGGCGGGTCGCATCCTCTGTAACCTATGCAGTGTGGTTCCTGGAGGGGTGGTCTGTTTCTTCGCCTCCTACGAGTACCTGCGCCAGGTCCATGCCCACTGGGAGAAGGGTGGCCTGCTGGGCCGCCTGGCTGCCAGGAAGAAG ATATTCCAGGAACCTAAGAGCGCGCACCAGGTGGAGCAGGTGCTGCTGGCGTATTCCAGGTGCATTCAG GCCTGTGGCCAGGAGAGAGGCGGGGTGACGGGGGCTCTTCTCCTCTCTGTTGTTGGAGGAAAGATGAGTGAAGGGATCAACTTCTCTGACAACCTAGGCCG GTGTGTGGTGATGGTGGGCATGCCCTTCCCCAACATCAGGTCTCCAGAGCTGCAGGAGAAGATGGCCTACTTGGATCAAACCCTC cccagaGCCCCCGGCCAGGCGCCCCCAGGGAAGAATCTGGTGGAGAACCTGTGCATGAAGGCCGTCAACCAGTCCATAG GCAGGGCCATCAGGCACCAGAAGGATTTTGCCAGCATAGTGCTCCTGGACCAGCGATACGCCCGGCCCCCTGTCCTGGCCAAGCTGCCGGCCTGGATCCGAGCCCGTGTGGAGGTTAAAGCTACCTTTGGCCCTGCCATTGCTGCTGTGCAGAAG TTTCACCGGGAGAAGTCGGCCTCTTCCTGA
- the DDX11 gene encoding ATP-dependent DNA helicase DDX11 isoform X1: MQRSMANETQKVGTIHFPFPFTPYSIQEDFMAELYRVLEAGKIGIFESPTGTGKSLSLICGALSWLRDFEQKKREEEARLLETGTGPLHDEKDESLCLSSSCEGAAATPRPAGEPAWVTQFVQKKEERDLVDRLKAEQARRKQREERLQQLQHRARFKYAAKRLRQEEEETEHLLRLSREMLETGPGAERPEQLESGEEELVLAEYESDEEKKAASGVDEDEDDLEEEHVTKIYYCSRTHSQLAQFVHEVKKSPFGKDVRLVSLGSRQNLCVNEDVKSLGSVQLINDRCVDMQRSRPEEKKGAEEEKPKRRRQEKQAACPFYNHEQMGLLRDEALAEVKDIEQLLALGKEARACPYYGSRLAIPAAQLVVLPYQMLLHAATRQAAGIRLQEQVVIIDEAHNLIDTITGMHSVEVSGSQLCQAHSQLLQYMERYGKRLKAKNLMYLKQILYLLEKFVAVLGGNIKQNPNTQSLSQTGTELKTINDFLFQSQIDNINLFKVQRYCEKSMISRKLFGFTERYGAVLSSREQPKLAGFQQFLQSLQPRTTEAPAAPADESQASAPRPASPLMHIEGFLAALTTANQDGRVILSRQGSLSQSTLKFLLLNPAVHFAQVVKECRAVVIAGGTMQPVSDFRQQLLACAGVEAERVVEFSCGHVIPPGNILPLVICSGISNQPLEFTFQKRELPQMMDEAGRILCNLCSVVPGGVVCFFASYEYLRQVHAHWEKGGLLGRLAARKKIFQEPKSAHQVEQVLLAYSRCIQACGQERGGVTGALLLSVVGGKMSEGINFSDNLGRCVVMVGMPFPNIRSPELQEKMAYLDQTLPRAPGQAPPGKNLVENLCMKAVNQSIGRAIRHQKDFASIVLLDQRYARPPVLAKLPAWIRARVEVKATFGPAIAAVQKFHREKSASS, translated from the exons gGAAAGTCCTTAAGTCTCATTTGTGGAGCCCTCTCCTGGCTCCGTGACTTTGAACAGAAGAAGCGTGAAGAAGAGGCACGACTCCTTGAAACTGGAACTGGCCCCTTACATGATGAGAAAGACGAATCCCTGTGTCTGTCGTCTTCCTGCGAAGGGGCTGCAGCCACCCCGAGGCCTGCTGGAGAGCCAGCCTGGGTTACTCAGTTTgtgcagaagaaagaagagagggacctggtggatcGACTAAAG GCGGAGCAGGCCAGGAGGAAGCAGCGAGAAGAACgcctgcagcagctgcagcaCAGGGCGCGGTTCAAATATGCAGCCAAGCGCCTG aggcaggaagaagaagaaacgGAGCATCTCCTCCGCCTCAGCAGAGAGATGCTAGAGACAGGCCCGGGGGCTGAGCGGCCGGAGCAGCTGGAGTCTGGGGAGGAGGAGCTGGTCCTTGCCGAATACGAGAGCGATGAGGAGAAAAAGGCGGCGAGCGG AgtggatgaggatgaggatgaccTGGAGGAAGAACATGTAACTAAG ATTTATTACTGTAGTCGGACACACTCCCAGCTGGCCCAGTTTGTGCATGAGGTGAAGAAGAGCCCCTTTGGCAAGGATGTTCGGCTGGTCTCCCTTGGCTCCCGGCAG AACCTTTGTGTGAATGAAGACGTGAAAAGCCTAGGTTCTGTGCAGCTTATCAACGATCGCTGTGTGGACATGCAGAGAAGCAGGCCCG aggagaagaaaggagctGAGGAGGAGAAGCCaaagagaaggaggcaggagaagcaggcGGCCTGCCCCTTCTACAACCACGAGCAGATGGGCCTCCTCCGGGATGAGGCCCTGGCAGAGGTGAAGGACATTGAGCAGCTGCTGGCCCTTGGGAAGGAGGCCCGGGCCTGTCCCTATTACGGGAGCCGCCTTGCCATCCCTGCAGCCCAG CTGGTGGTGCTGCCCTATCAGATGCTGCTGCATGCCGCCACTCGGCAGGCTGCGGGCATCCGGCTGCAGGAACAGGTGGTGATCATCGACGAAGCGCACAACCTGATAGACACCATCACGGGCATGCACAGCGTGGAGGTCAGCGGCTCCCAG CTCTGCCAGGCCCATTCCCAGCTGCTGCAGTACATGGAGCGATACGG GAAGCGTTTGAAGGCCAAGAACCTGATGTACCTGAAGCAGATCCTGTATTTGCTGGAGAAATTCGTGGCCGTGCTGGGGG GGAACATTAAGCAAAATCCCAATACACAGAGCCTCTCACAGACAG GGACAGAGCTGAAGACCATCAACGATTTTCTCTTCCAGAGCCAGATTGACAACATCAACCTGTTCAAG GTGCAGCGATACTGTGAGAAGAGCATGATCAGCAGAAAG CTCTTTGGATTCACAGAACGGTATGGAGCAGTGCTCTCATCCCGGGAGCAGCCCAAACTGGCTGGGTTTCAGCAATTCCTGCAGAGCCTGCAGCCCAGGACGACTGAAG CTCCTGCAGCCCCCGCAGATGAGAGTCAGGCTAGCGCCCCACGACCAGCTTCCCCACTGATGCACATCGAAGGCTTCCTGGCAGCTCTCACTACAGCCAACCAGGACGGCAGGGTCATCCTTAGCCGCCAAG GCAGCCTCAGTCAGAGCACCCTTAAGTTTTTGCTCCTGAATCCAGCTGTGCACTTTGCCCAAGTGGTGAAGGAGTGCCGGGCAGTGGTCATTGCAGGGGGGACCATGCAGCCG GTGTCTGACTTCCGGCAGCAGCTGCTGGCCTGTGCCGGGGTGGAAGCTGAACGCGTGGTGGAGTTTTCCTGTG GTCACGTGATCCCTCCAGGCAATATCCTGCCCCTTGTCATCTGCAGCGGGATCTCCAACCAGCCGCTGGAATTCACGTTCCAGAAAAGAGAGCTGCCTCAGATG ATGGACGAGGCGGGTCGCATCCTCTGTAACCTATGCAGTGTGGTTCCTGGAGGGGTGGTCTGTTTCTTCGCCTCCTACGAGTACCTGCGCCAGGTCCATGCCCACTGGGAGAAGGGTGGCCTGCTGGGCCGCCTGGCTGCCAGGAAGAAG ATATTCCAGGAACCTAAGAGCGCGCACCAGGTGGAGCAGGTGCTGCTGGCGTATTCCAGGTGCATTCAG GCCTGTGGCCAGGAGAGAGGCGGGGTGACGGGGGCTCTTCTCCTCTCTGTTGTTGGAGGAAAGATGAGTGAAGGGATCAACTTCTCTGACAACCTAGGCCG GTGTGTGGTGATGGTGGGCATGCCCTTCCCCAACATCAGGTCTCCAGAGCTGCAGGAGAAGATGGCCTACTTGGATCAAACCCTC cccagaGCCCCCGGCCAGGCGCCCCCAGGGAAGAATCTGGTGGAGAACCTGTGCATGAAGGCCGTCAACCAGTCCATAG GCAGGGCCATCAGGCACCAGAAGGATTTTGCCAGCATAGTGCTCCTGGACCAGCGATACGCCCGGCCCCCTGTCCTGGCCAAGCTGCCGGCCTGGATCCGAGCCCGTGTGGAGGTTAAAGCTACCTTTGGCCCTGCCATTGCTGCTGTGCAGAAG TTTCACCGGGAGAAGTCGGCCTCTTCCTGA
- the DDX11 gene encoding ATP-dependent DNA helicase DDX11 isoform X5: MAELYRVLEAGKIGIFESPTGTGKSLSLICGALSWLRDFEQKKREEEARLLETGTGPLHDEKDESLCLSSSCEGAAATPRPAGEPAWVTQFVQKKEERDLVDRLKAEQARRKQREERLQQLQHRARFKYAAKRLRQEEEETEHLLRLSREMLETGPGAERPEQLESGEEELVLAEYESDEEKKAASGVDEDEDDLEEEHVTKIYYCSRTHSQLAQFVHEVKKSPFGKDVRLVSLGSRQNLCVNEDVKSLGSVQLINDRCVDMQRSRPEEKKGAEEEKPKRRRQEKQAACPFYNHEQMGLLRDEALAEVKDIEQLLALGKEARACPYYGSRLAIPAAQLVVLPYQMLLHAATRQAAGIRLQEQVVIIDEAHNLIDTITGMHSVEVSGSQLCQAHSQLLQYMERYGKRLKAKNLMYLKQILYLLEKFVAVLGGNIKQNPNTQSLSQTGTELKTINDFLFQSQIDNINLFKVQRYCEKSMISRKLFGFTERYGAVLSSREQPKLAGFQQFLQSLQPRTTEAPAAPADESQASAPRPASPLMHIEGFLAALTTANQDGRVILSRQGSLSQSTLKFLLLNPAVHFAQVVKECRAVVIAGGTMQPVSDFRQQLLACAGVEAERVVEFSCGHVIPPGNILPLVICSGISNQPLEFTFQKRELPQMMDEAGRILCNLCSVVPGGVVCFFASYEYLRQVHAHWEKGGLLGRLAARKKIFQEPKSAHQVEQVLLAYSRCIQACGQERGGVTGALLLSVVGGKMSEGINFSDNLGRCVVMVGMPFPNIRSPELQEKMAYLDQTLPRAPGQAPPGKNLVENLCMKAVNQSIGRAIRHQKDFASIVLLDQRYARPPVLAKLPAWIRARVEVKATFGPAIAAVQKFHREKSASS; this comes from the exons gGAAAGTCCTTAAGTCTCATTTGTGGAGCCCTCTCCTGGCTCCGTGACTTTGAACAGAAGAAGCGTGAAGAAGAGGCACGACTCCTTGAAACTGGAACTGGCCCCTTACATGATGAGAAAGACGAATCCCTGTGTCTGTCGTCTTCCTGCGAAGGGGCTGCAGCCACCCCGAGGCCTGCTGGAGAGCCAGCCTGGGTTACTCAGTTTgtgcagaagaaagaagagagggacctggtggatcGACTAAAG GCGGAGCAGGCCAGGAGGAAGCAGCGAGAAGAACgcctgcagcagctgcagcaCAGGGCGCGGTTCAAATATGCAGCCAAGCGCCTG aggcaggaagaagaagaaacgGAGCATCTCCTCCGCCTCAGCAGAGAGATGCTAGAGACAGGCCCGGGGGCTGAGCGGCCGGAGCAGCTGGAGTCTGGGGAGGAGGAGCTGGTCCTTGCCGAATACGAGAGCGATGAGGAGAAAAAGGCGGCGAGCGG AgtggatgaggatgaggatgaccTGGAGGAAGAACATGTAACTAAG ATTTATTACTGTAGTCGGACACACTCCCAGCTGGCCCAGTTTGTGCATGAGGTGAAGAAGAGCCCCTTTGGCAAGGATGTTCGGCTGGTCTCCCTTGGCTCCCGGCAG AACCTTTGTGTGAATGAAGACGTGAAAAGCCTAGGTTCTGTGCAGCTTATCAACGATCGCTGTGTGGACATGCAGAGAAGCAGGCCCG aggagaagaaaggagctGAGGAGGAGAAGCCaaagagaaggaggcaggagaagcaggcGGCCTGCCCCTTCTACAACCACGAGCAGATGGGCCTCCTCCGGGATGAGGCCCTGGCAGAGGTGAAGGACATTGAGCAGCTGCTGGCCCTTGGGAAGGAGGCCCGGGCCTGTCCCTATTACGGGAGCCGCCTTGCCATCCCTGCAGCCCAG CTGGTGGTGCTGCCCTATCAGATGCTGCTGCATGCCGCCACTCGGCAGGCTGCGGGCATCCGGCTGCAGGAACAGGTGGTGATCATCGACGAAGCGCACAACCTGATAGACACCATCACGGGCATGCACAGCGTGGAGGTCAGCGGCTCCCAG CTCTGCCAGGCCCATTCCCAGCTGCTGCAGTACATGGAGCGATACGG GAAGCGTTTGAAGGCCAAGAACCTGATGTACCTGAAGCAGATCCTGTATTTGCTGGAGAAATTCGTGGCCGTGCTGGGGG GGAACATTAAGCAAAATCCCAATACACAGAGCCTCTCACAGACAG GGACAGAGCTGAAGACCATCAACGATTTTCTCTTCCAGAGCCAGATTGACAACATCAACCTGTTCAAG GTGCAGCGATACTGTGAGAAGAGCATGATCAGCAGAAAG CTCTTTGGATTCACAGAACGGTATGGAGCAGTGCTCTCATCCCGGGAGCAGCCCAAACTGGCTGGGTTTCAGCAATTCCTGCAGAGCCTGCAGCCCAGGACGACTGAAG CTCCTGCAGCCCCCGCAGATGAGAGTCAGGCTAGCGCCCCACGACCAGCTTCCCCACTGATGCACATCGAAGGCTTCCTGGCAGCTCTCACTACAGCCAACCAGGACGGCAGGGTCATCCTTAGCCGCCAAG GCAGCCTCAGTCAGAGCACCCTTAAGTTTTTGCTCCTGAATCCAGCTGTGCACTTTGCCCAAGTGGTGAAGGAGTGCCGGGCAGTGGTCATTGCAGGGGGGACCATGCAGCCG GTGTCTGACTTCCGGCAGCAGCTGCTGGCCTGTGCCGGGGTGGAAGCTGAACGCGTGGTGGAGTTTTCCTGTG GTCACGTGATCCCTCCAGGCAATATCCTGCCCCTTGTCATCTGCAGCGGGATCTCCAACCAGCCGCTGGAATTCACGTTCCAGAAAAGAGAGCTGCCTCAGATG ATGGACGAGGCGGGTCGCATCCTCTGTAACCTATGCAGTGTGGTTCCTGGAGGGGTGGTCTGTTTCTTCGCCTCCTACGAGTACCTGCGCCAGGTCCATGCCCACTGGGAGAAGGGTGGCCTGCTGGGCCGCCTGGCTGCCAGGAAGAAG ATATTCCAGGAACCTAAGAGCGCGCACCAGGTGGAGCAGGTGCTGCTGGCGTATTCCAGGTGCATTCAG GCCTGTGGCCAGGAGAGAGGCGGGGTGACGGGGGCTCTTCTCCTCTCTGTTGTTGGAGGAAAGATGAGTGAAGGGATCAACTTCTCTGACAACCTAGGCCG GTGTGTGGTGATGGTGGGCATGCCCTTCCCCAACATCAGGTCTCCAGAGCTGCAGGAGAAGATGGCCTACTTGGATCAAACCCTC cccagaGCCCCCGGCCAGGCGCCCCCAGGGAAGAATCTGGTGGAGAACCTGTGCATGAAGGCCGTCAACCAGTCCATAG GCAGGGCCATCAGGCACCAGAAGGATTTTGCCAGCATAGTGCTCCTGGACCAGCGATACGCCCGGCCCCCTGTCCTGGCCAAGCTGCCGGCCTGGATCCGAGCCCGTGTGGAGGTTAAAGCTACCTTTGGCCCTGCCATTGCTGCTGTGCAGAAG TTTCACCGGGAGAAGTCGGCCTCTTCCTGA
- the DDX11 gene encoding ATP-dependent DNA helicase DDX11 isoform X3, which yields MQRSMANETQKVGTIHFPFPFTPYSIQEDFMAELYRVLEAGKIGIFESPTGTGKSLSLICGALSWLRDFEQKKREEEARLLETGTGPLHDEKDESLCLSSSCEGAAATPRPAGEPAWVTQFVQKKEERDLVDRLKAEQARRKQREERLQQLQHRARFKYAAKRLRQEEEETEHLLRLSREMLETGPGAERPEQLESGEEELVLAEYESDEEKKAASGVDEDEDDLEEEHVTKIYYCSRTHSQLAQFVHEVKKSPFGKDVRLVSLGSRQNLCVNEDVKSLGSVQLINDRCVDMQRSRPEEKKGAEEEKPKRRRQEKQAACPFYNHEQMGLLRDEALAEVKDIEQLLALGKEARACPYYGSRLAIPAAQLVVLPYQMLLHAATRQAAGIRLQEQVVIIDEAHNLIDTITGMHSVEVSGSQLCQAHSQLLQYMERYGKRLKAKNLMYLKQILYLLEKFVAVLGGNIKQNPNTQSLSQTGTELKTINDFLFQSQIDNINLFKVQRYCEKSMISRKLFGFTERYGAVLSSREQPKLAGFQQFLQSLQPRTTEAPAAPADESQASAPRPASPLMHIEGFLAALTTANQDGRVILSRQGSLSQSTLKFLLLNPAVHFAQVVKECRAVVIAGGTMQPVSDFRQQLLACAGVEAERVVEFSCGNILPLVICSGISNQPLEFTFQKRELPQMMDEAGRILCNLCSVVPGGVVCFFASYEYLRQVHAHWEKGGLLGRLAARKKIFQEPKSAHQVEQVLLAYSRCIQACGQERGGVTGALLLSVVGGKMSEGINFSDNLGRCVVMVGMPFPNIRSPELQEKMAYLDQTLPRAPGQAPPGKNLVENLCMKAVNQSIGRAIRHQKDFASIVLLDQRYARPPVLAKLPAWIRARVEVKATFGPAIAAVQKFHREKSASS from the exons gGAAAGTCCTTAAGTCTCATTTGTGGAGCCCTCTCCTGGCTCCGTGACTTTGAACAGAAGAAGCGTGAAGAAGAGGCACGACTCCTTGAAACTGGAACTGGCCCCTTACATGATGAGAAAGACGAATCCCTGTGTCTGTCGTCTTCCTGCGAAGGGGCTGCAGCCACCCCGAGGCCTGCTGGAGAGCCAGCCTGGGTTACTCAGTTTgtgcagaagaaagaagagagggacctggtggatcGACTAAAG GCGGAGCAGGCCAGGAGGAAGCAGCGAGAAGAACgcctgcagcagctgcagcaCAGGGCGCGGTTCAAATATGCAGCCAAGCGCCTG aggcaggaagaagaagaaacgGAGCATCTCCTCCGCCTCAGCAGAGAGATGCTAGAGACAGGCCCGGGGGCTGAGCGGCCGGAGCAGCTGGAGTCTGGGGAGGAGGAGCTGGTCCTTGCCGAATACGAGAGCGATGAGGAGAAAAAGGCGGCGAGCGG AgtggatgaggatgaggatgaccTGGAGGAAGAACATGTAACTAAG ATTTATTACTGTAGTCGGACACACTCCCAGCTGGCCCAGTTTGTGCATGAGGTGAAGAAGAGCCCCTTTGGCAAGGATGTTCGGCTGGTCTCCCTTGGCTCCCGGCAG AACCTTTGTGTGAATGAAGACGTGAAAAGCCTAGGTTCTGTGCAGCTTATCAACGATCGCTGTGTGGACATGCAGAGAAGCAGGCCCG aggagaagaaaggagctGAGGAGGAGAAGCCaaagagaaggaggcaggagaagcaggcGGCCTGCCCCTTCTACAACCACGAGCAGATGGGCCTCCTCCGGGATGAGGCCCTGGCAGAGGTGAAGGACATTGAGCAGCTGCTGGCCCTTGGGAAGGAGGCCCGGGCCTGTCCCTATTACGGGAGCCGCCTTGCCATCCCTGCAGCCCAG CTGGTGGTGCTGCCCTATCAGATGCTGCTGCATGCCGCCACTCGGCAGGCTGCGGGCATCCGGCTGCAGGAACAGGTGGTGATCATCGACGAAGCGCACAACCTGATAGACACCATCACGGGCATGCACAGCGTGGAGGTCAGCGGCTCCCAG CTCTGCCAGGCCCATTCCCAGCTGCTGCAGTACATGGAGCGATACGG GAAGCGTTTGAAGGCCAAGAACCTGATGTACCTGAAGCAGATCCTGTATTTGCTGGAGAAATTCGTGGCCGTGCTGGGGG GGAACATTAAGCAAAATCCCAATACACAGAGCCTCTCACAGACAG GGACAGAGCTGAAGACCATCAACGATTTTCTCTTCCAGAGCCAGATTGACAACATCAACCTGTTCAAG GTGCAGCGATACTGTGAGAAGAGCATGATCAGCAGAAAG CTCTTTGGATTCACAGAACGGTATGGAGCAGTGCTCTCATCCCGGGAGCAGCCCAAACTGGCTGGGTTTCAGCAATTCCTGCAGAGCCTGCAGCCCAGGACGACTGAAG CTCCTGCAGCCCCCGCAGATGAGAGTCAGGCTAGCGCCCCACGACCAGCTTCCCCACTGATGCACATCGAAGGCTTCCTGGCAGCTCTCACTACAGCCAACCAGGACGGCAGGGTCATCCTTAGCCGCCAAG GCAGCCTCAGTCAGAGCACCCTTAAGTTTTTGCTCCTGAATCCAGCTGTGCACTTTGCCCAAGTGGTGAAGGAGTGCCGGGCAGTGGTCATTGCAGGGGGGACCATGCAGCCG GTGTCTGACTTCCGGCAGCAGCTGCTGGCCTGTGCCGGGGTGGAAGCTGAACGCGTGGTGGAGTTTTCCTGTG GCAATATCCTGCCCCTTGTCATCTGCAGCGGGATCTCCAACCAGCCGCTGGAATTCACGTTCCAGAAAAGAGAGCTGCCTCAGATG ATGGACGAGGCGGGTCGCATCCTCTGTAACCTATGCAGTGTGGTTCCTGGAGGGGTGGTCTGTTTCTTCGCCTCCTACGAGTACCTGCGCCAGGTCCATGCCCACTGGGAGAAGGGTGGCCTGCTGGGCCGCCTGGCTGCCAGGAAGAAG ATATTCCAGGAACCTAAGAGCGCGCACCAGGTGGAGCAGGTGCTGCTGGCGTATTCCAGGTGCATTCAG GCCTGTGGCCAGGAGAGAGGCGGGGTGACGGGGGCTCTTCTCCTCTCTGTTGTTGGAGGAAAGATGAGTGAAGGGATCAACTTCTCTGACAACCTAGGCCG GTGTGTGGTGATGGTGGGCATGCCCTTCCCCAACATCAGGTCTCCAGAGCTGCAGGAGAAGATGGCCTACTTGGATCAAACCCTC cccagaGCCCCCGGCCAGGCGCCCCCAGGGAAGAATCTGGTGGAGAACCTGTGCATGAAGGCCGTCAACCAGTCCATAG GCAGGGCCATCAGGCACCAGAAGGATTTTGCCAGCATAGTGCTCCTGGACCAGCGATACGCCCGGCCCCCTGTCCTGGCCAAGCTGCCGGCCTGGATCCGAGCCCGTGTGGAGGTTAAAGCTACCTTTGGCCCTGCCATTGCTGCTGTGCAGAAG TTTCACCGGGAGAAGTCGGCCTCTTCCTGA